From a region of the Micropterus dolomieu isolate WLL.071019.BEF.003 ecotype Adirondacks linkage group LG21, ASM2129224v1, whole genome shotgun sequence genome:
- the LOC123960974 gene encoding centrosomal protein of 120 kDa yields the protein MTRLKKQQAELEAMRLRYLATEQKEAVHQDRQELDNIRNELNRLKQQEKLDPAPPVSGPAPPQCVNDSADEHLSRLLEERDTLLRTGVYTHEDRIIAELSRQIQEAMRDRGNL from the exons ATGACGCGTCTGAAGAAACAGCAGGCGGAGCTGGAGGCCATGAGGCTGCGTTACCTAGCTACAGAGCAGAAGGAGGCGGTCCATCAGGACAGACAGGAGCTGGACAACATCAGGAACGAACTCAACAG GTTAAAGCAGCAGGAGAAATTAGACCCCGCCCCACCCGTGTCTGGCCCCGCCcctcctcagtgtgtgaatgacagCGCTGACGAACACCTGAGCCGCCTGCTAGAGGAGAGAGACACTCTGCTCAGGACCGGAGTTTACACCCACGAAGACCGAATCATCGCCGAGCTCAGCAGGCAGATACAGGAAGCCATGAGGGACAGAGGGAATCTCTGA